The Coffea arabica cultivar ET-39 chromosome 1e, Coffea Arabica ET-39 HiFi, whole genome shotgun sequence genome has a window encoding:
- the LOC113700565 gene encoding uncharacterized protein, producing the protein MMNVVAKYMPTILTRSSAVLNSVSRELQQQRGIRVQVRDGNLERALSLMQKKMQSSGIERLIKSEQSHHIKNSEKRVLARKARERTVQSQQFSRVLKSLLDKKVRGL; encoded by the exons ATGATGAACGTCGTCGCGAAGTACATGCCGACGATTTTGACTCGCTCAAGTGCGGTGCTGAACTCAGTGAGTCGTGAGCTCCAGCAGCAGCGAGGCATCCGAGTCCAAGTACGGGACGGCAATTTGGAGCGAGCGTTATCGCTTATGCAAAAGAAGATGCAATCCAGCGGAATCGAGCGGCTGATAAAGAGCGAGCAAAGTCATCATATTAAGAACTCGGAGAAGCGAGTTTTAGCTCGTAAAGCACGCGAACGTACAGTTCAGTCCCAGCAATTTTCTCGCGTTCTCAAATCTCTGCTCGACAAGAAAGTCag GGGTCTATAA